Proteins from one Humidesulfovibrio mexicanus genomic window:
- a CDS encoding DegT/DnrJ/EryC1/StrS family aminotransferase, with amino-acid sequence MTDPGQPRLFLSPPHMGGGERARVAAAFASNYIAPLGPQVDAFEADFSGYTGIPHCLAVSSGTAAMHLALRCLGVKPGDVVLAASLTFIGSVGPAAQLGAEPAFVDSDPATWNMDPDLLARALDHFAAQGRRVAAVIPTDLYGQCADYARLLEVCAPFAVPVVADCAESVGARFGEGHGAGDGSRHAGAWPGLAASIFSFNGNKILTTSGGGMLASADAGLVAHARKLSQQAREPAAHYEHAELGYNYRLSNILAAIGLGQLELVEARVAKRRRIFGWYRELLGGLPGIAFMPEAATGRANRWLTVMLLDEDEFGAGPEAVRLALEAHNIESRPLWKPMHLQPVFAGRRMFGGAVAEGLFRRGLCLPSGTAMERADVERVAGIIAETGRRAKAQG; translated from the coding sequence ATGACGGACCCTGGCCAGCCCCGGCTGTTCCTGTCCCCGCCGCATATGGGCGGCGGCGAACGGGCGCGCGTGGCCGCGGCCTTCGCCAGCAACTACATCGCGCCCCTGGGACCGCAGGTGGACGCCTTCGAGGCGGATTTTTCCGGGTACACGGGCATACCCCACTGCCTGGCCGTCAGCAGCGGCACGGCGGCCATGCACCTGGCCCTGCGCTGCCTGGGAGTGAAGCCCGGCGATGTGGTGCTGGCCGCAAGCCTCACCTTCATCGGCTCCGTGGGCCCTGCCGCGCAGCTCGGCGCGGAGCCGGCCTTCGTGGACAGCGACCCCGCCACCTGGAACATGGACCCGGATCTGCTGGCCCGGGCCCTGGACCACTTCGCCGCCCAAGGCCGCCGGGTGGCCGCCGTGATCCCCACGGACCTTTACGGCCAGTGCGCCGACTACGCCCGGCTGCTGGAAGTCTGCGCGCCCTTCGCGGTCCCGGTGGTGGCCGACTGCGCCGAAAGCGTGGGCGCGCGCTTTGGCGAGGGCCATGGCGCGGGCGACGGCTCCCGCCATGCCGGGGCCTGGCCGGGGCTGGCCGCAAGCATCTTCTCCTTCAACGGCAACAAGATTTTGACCACCTCCGGCGGGGGGATGCTGGCCTCTGCCGATGCGGGGTTGGTGGCCCACGCGCGCAAGCTGTCGCAGCAGGCCCGCGAGCCCGCCGCGCACTACGAGCACGCAGAGCTTGGCTACAACTACCGCCTGAGCAACATCCTGGCGGCCATCGGCCTGGGCCAGCTGGAGCTCGTGGAGGCCCGCGTGGCCAAGCGGCGGCGCATCTTCGGCTGGTACCGGGAACTCCTGGGCGGCCTGCCCGGCATCGCCTTCATGCCCGAGGCCGCCACGGGCCGCGCCAACCGCTGGCTCACGGTGATGCTGCTGGACGAGGACGAGTTCGGGGCCGGGCCGGAGGCCGTGCGCCTGGCGCTGGAGGCCCACAACATCGAATCGCGGCCCCTGTGGAAGCCCATGCACCTGCAGCCGGTGTTCGCGGGCCGCCGCATGTTCGGCGGCGCTGTGGCCGAGGGGCTGTTCCGGCGCGGCCTGTGCCTGCCTTCGGGCACGGCCATGGAACGCGCCGACGTGGAGCGCGTGGCCGGGATCATCGCGGAAACCGGACGCCGCGCCAAGGCACAGGGATAG
- a CDS encoding ABC transporter ATP-binding protein — translation MSVFQAVRAVFRISHGARGFVQPLSMTVLATVALGVTCMAVAWVVGLGWSQWGVGPSALVSGLVGVALAHVLASIQARLRSTLMACDMVVRARMDLGEHLRLLPLSFFRSRDPGSVTAYLLQDMVSVENVFSQFFVELAASVVLPLAFACLLFPADWRLALPLCLVFAAALPVLGLARRAVRDYGRKHLESRNRVLLHMMEYVSGVRELRSCLAAGLCFRPLAEALRRQRTSLMRFELSSVGPILAYCALLDLGFLAMLLLGLWLLAAGRLDLGLFALFLILGQRFFDPLRDLGAFFAELRGMGSAAVRITEVLDTPPLPVAVPRGEPRGHALEFRNVCFSYDGRTPTLADISFTVAEGSVTALAGPSGGGKTTMASLVARFWDVEEGAILLGGADIRSLPSEELLGRLCVVFQDVHLFHDTVLENIRMGRPGATRQEVVEAARAACCHDFILRLPQGYDTVVGGVNSGLSGGERQRLSIARAMLKNAPVVLLDEATSSLDPENEAALQLALGNLVRGKTVLVIAHRLATIRHADQIIVLGGGRVVERGTHEQLMAAEGLYRRHWNLQHEAEAWRLCAECSASPDVAALGS, via the coding sequence ATGAGCGTTTTCCAAGCCGTGCGCGCGGTGTTCCGCATCTCTCACGGGGCGAGAGGGTTCGTCCAGCCTTTGTCCATGACCGTGCTGGCCACGGTGGCCCTCGGCGTCACGTGCATGGCTGTGGCCTGGGTCGTCGGCCTGGGCTGGAGCCAGTGGGGGGTCGGGCCGTCGGCCCTCGTCTCTGGGCTGGTCGGCGTCGCCCTGGCCCACGTGCTGGCCTCCATACAGGCCCGCCTTCGTTCCACCCTCATGGCCTGCGACATGGTTGTCAGGGCGCGCATGGACCTCGGCGAACACCTGCGCCTCCTGCCCCTGTCCTTCTTCCGCAGCAGGGATCCCGGCTCGGTGACGGCCTATCTGCTACAGGACATGGTCAGCGTGGAGAACGTGTTCAGCCAGTTTTTTGTGGAACTGGCCGCCTCCGTGGTGCTGCCGCTGGCCTTCGCCTGTCTGCTGTTTCCCGCGGACTGGCGTCTGGCCCTGCCCCTGTGCCTGGTGTTCGCCGCTGCGCTTCCCGTGCTCGGGCTGGCGCGCCGCGCGGTGCGGGACTACGGGCGCAAACACCTGGAGTCCCGCAACCGGGTGCTTTTGCACATGATGGAGTATGTGTCCGGCGTCCGGGAACTCCGGTCGTGTCTGGCTGCAGGGCTGTGCTTCCGACCCCTTGCGGAGGCCCTCAGGAGGCAGCGGACCTCGCTCATGCGCTTCGAGCTCAGTTCCGTGGGACCTATTCTGGCCTATTGCGCCCTGCTGGACCTGGGCTTTTTGGCCATGCTCCTGTTGGGGTTGTGGCTTCTGGCCGCCGGGCGGCTCGATCTCGGCCTGTTCGCCCTCTTTCTCATCCTCGGCCAGCGTTTTTTCGATCCGTTGCGGGACCTCGGAGCCTTTTTCGCGGAGCTTAGGGGCATGGGCTCCGCCGCAGTGAGGATCACGGAGGTTTTGGACACGCCGCCTCTGCCCGTGGCTGTTCCCCGGGGCGAACCGCGCGGCCACGCGTTGGAGTTCCGAAACGTATGCTTTTCCTACGATGGCCGCACCCCGACGCTTGCGGACATCAGTTTCACCGTCGCCGAAGGAAGCGTCACGGCCTTGGCCGGGCCTTCTGGCGGGGGCAAGACCACCATGGCGAGCTTGGTGGCGCGATTCTGGGATGTGGAGGAGGGAGCCATCCTTCTGGGCGGAGCGGACATTCGCTCCCTGCCTTCGGAGGAACTACTGGGCAGGTTGTGCGTGGTGTTTCAGGACGTGCACCTCTTTCACGACACCGTGCTGGAGAACATCCGCATGGGCAGGCCCGGTGCCACCCGGCAGGAGGTAGTGGAGGCGGCCAGGGCCGCCTGCTGCCACGATTTCATCCTGCGTCTGCCGCAGGGCTACGACACGGTGGTGGGCGGCGTGAACAGCGGACTTTCCGGCGGGGAGCGACAGCGGTTGTCCATCGCCAGAGCCATGCTCAAGAACGCGCCCGTGGTGCTGCTGGACGAGGCCACCTCTTCCCTGGACCCGGAAAATGAGGCTGCCCTGCAACTGGCCCTGGGCAACCTGGTGCGGGGCAAGACCGTGTTGGTCATCGCCCACCGTTTGGCCACCATCCGCCATGCGGACCAGATCATCGTGCTGGGCGGGGGCCGCGTGGTTGAGCGGGGAACCCATGAGCAACTGATGGCGGCAGAGGGATTGTACCGCCGCCACTGGAACCTCCAGCACGAGGCGGAGGCCTGGCGGTTGTGCGCGGAGTGCTCCGCAAGTCCGGACGTGGCGGCCCTGGGATCATGA
- a CDS encoding ABC transporter ATP-binding protein — protein sequence MLNNISRVFQESGVRPTALALAAACATASALLALAPALVAYLALSAYVAGQDGVRLYAFLALAAVAAMVLRHALSLAGGLLSHRVGNFVATALRERLLESLGRAGAWGLSHMSAGRVKKILSEDINQIDMLVSHHLPDLVSSVAAPLVIGAALLLLDWRMALAALAPLPLALWLQAGSARIARRDGIMSAYGTAQERMNNSISEFVKGMPVVKIYNRDMNACGRLRESVAGFRHVQGALVRKLSGRWGGFVALLGLSHVPLGVLGLWLHGQGQLHMAQLVLFLMLGPMVLGPLVKLTRIGAFLSQLDMIMANLDSLLLPGGGERGGVAEYLAPAQGGPPADSSLSATDLGFSYGGAEALCGVNLAIAAGSLVAVVGPSGSGKSTLAALLAGVEKPSCGSVRIGGRDVATMSQEELSATVAVFWQDAFIFTGTVRENIALGKPHASQEDIARAAAVARCHERILALPDGYDTVIGEGGTVQLSGGERQRVALARCILRDTPVLIMDEATSAMDAENERQIQQALSAAARGRTVVVITHRVQSVERADHIIVLKEGRVSGQGRHEELLRRDPTYAAMWAAHGAARRWRISGPLTQGGEAAA from the coding sequence GTGCTGAACAACATCTCCCGCGTATTCCAGGAATCCGGGGTCAGGCCCACAGCCCTTGCGTTGGCTGCGGCCTGTGCCACGGCAAGCGCTCTGCTGGCCCTCGCGCCCGCCCTCGTTGCGTATCTGGCGCTCTCGGCATACGTGGCCGGGCAAGATGGCGTGCGCCTCTACGCCTTTCTGGCCTTGGCCGCCGTGGCAGCCATGGTCCTGCGCCATGCCCTTTCCCTGGCCGGTGGGCTTTTGAGCCACCGAGTGGGCAATTTCGTGGCCACCGCCCTGCGCGAGCGTCTCCTCGAAAGCCTGGGCCGCGCCGGGGCCTGGGGGCTCTCCCATATGTCCGCCGGGCGGGTGAAGAAAATCCTCTCGGAAGACATTAACCAGATCGACATGCTTGTGTCGCACCACCTGCCGGACTTGGTTTCCTCGGTGGCCGCGCCCCTGGTCATTGGCGCGGCTTTGCTCCTCCTGGACTGGCGCATGGCCCTGGCCGCTCTGGCGCCCTTGCCTCTGGCCCTCTGGCTGCAGGCCGGGTCGGCCCGCATCGCCCGGCGCGACGGGATCATGTCTGCCTACGGGACGGCCCAAGAGCGCATGAACAACAGCATCTCCGAGTTCGTCAAGGGTATGCCGGTGGTCAAGATTTATAACCGGGACATGAACGCCTGCGGGCGCCTGCGCGAGAGCGTGGCGGGCTTCCGACACGTGCAGGGCGCGCTGGTGCGCAAACTTAGCGGACGCTGGGGCGGTTTTGTGGCCCTGTTGGGCCTGAGCCATGTGCCCCTGGGCGTCCTCGGGCTCTGGCTGCACGGGCAGGGCCAGCTTCACATGGCGCAGTTGGTGCTGTTCCTCATGCTGGGGCCCATGGTGCTTGGCCCGTTGGTCAAGCTCACGCGCATCGGCGCGTTTTTGAGCCAGCTGGACATGATCATGGCCAACCTGGACTCCCTGTTGCTCCCCGGGGGCGGGGAGCGGGGGGGCGTCGCGGAGTATCTCGCCCCTGCGCAGGGCGGCCCGCCAGCCGACTCCAGCCTGTCCGCCACGGATCTCGGCTTCTCTTACGGCGGAGCGGAGGCGCTTTGCGGCGTGAATCTGGCCATTGCAGCGGGGAGCTTGGTCGCGGTGGTTGGCCCCAGCGGCAGTGGCAAGAGCACTCTGGCCGCGCTGCTGGCGGGGGTGGAGAAACCGTCCTGCGGATCGGTGCGCATCGGCGGCCGCGACGTCGCCACCATGAGCCAGGAGGAACTCTCTGCTACGGTGGCCGTGTTTTGGCAAGACGCCTTCATCTTCACCGGCACGGTGCGGGAGAACATTGCCCTGGGCAAGCCCCACGCCAGCCAGGAGGACATCGCCAGAGCCGCCGCCGTGGCCCGGTGCCACGAGCGGATTCTGGCTCTGCCGGATGGCTACGATACGGTCATAGGCGAGGGCGGGACGGTTCAACTCAGCGGGGGCGAGCGGCAACGTGTCGCCCTGGCTCGCTGCATTTTGCGCGACACTCCCGTGCTTATAATGGACGAGGCCACCTCGGCCATGGACGCCGAGAACGAGCGGCAGATCCAGCAGGCGCTCTCCGCAGCCGCGCGGGGCCGCACGGTGGTGGTCATCACGCACCGTGTGCAGAGCGTGGAGCGGGCGGATCACATCATCGTGCTCAAGGAAGGCCGCGTCAGCGGGCAGGGCAGGCACGAAGAACTCCTCCGGCGCGACCCCACCTACGCGGCCATGTGGGCCGCACATGGCGCCGCTAGGCGGTGGCGCATCAGCGGGCCTTTGACCCAGGGCGGAGAGGCCGCGGCATGA
- a CDS encoding polysaccharide biosynthesis protein produces MLCNPRNRHFYLMLGAEAACFALALSASYLLRFEFRLPEAYAAQLAVMLLIALPLKLCVFLALGLYRGMWRYTSLADFRRLGEAVLLSSALLVSVVAFRYGFAGFSRAVLLLDCALTLLLTGGLRLGIRIALSGGGKPARNLPSGPARRVLVMGAGSLGERLLREVADNPALNFNVLGFLDDDPDKQGRALHGREVLGKVVDCARLAREHGAEELLIAVSHASAAEMRSMVAACAASGLPHRILPAMSALLDGSAVLAPRPLDYQDLLGRGEARLDLEGVAALISGQVVLVTGCGGSIGSELCRQVARLGPRLLVLLDASEYTLYAIDRALAKSGFRACARVLGSVADNALVDGVFAEHKPSLVLHAAAYKHVPMLEENPWAAVTNNILGTRELMEAAVRHRAARFVTVSTDKAVNPASVMGASKRVTELLMARYSSGPTRFCAVRFGNVVGSSGSVAPLFRAQIEAGGPVTVTHPDMERFFMSIHEACQLILQAAAMDGAHRDQNRQPCGGIYVLHMGQPVRIVDLARDMIRLSGRDPDETPITFTGLRPGEKLREELIGPGEEVAPTGNDKILTLRAASPPPPPDDDTLHRLEQAARNRDAAAIRALLRRIVPEYQP; encoded by the coding sequence ATGCTCTGCAACCCCAGGAACCGGCACTTCTATCTCATGCTCGGGGCGGAAGCCGCATGCTTCGCCCTGGCGCTTTCCGCAAGCTACCTGCTGCGCTTCGAGTTCCGCCTGCCCGAGGCCTACGCCGCGCAGCTGGCGGTCATGCTGCTCATCGCCCTGCCCCTCAAGCTGTGCGTGTTCCTGGCCCTGGGCCTGTACCGGGGCATGTGGCGCTACACCAGCCTGGCCGACTTCCGCCGCCTGGGCGAGGCCGTGCTGCTCTCCTCCGCCCTGCTGGTGTCCGTGGTGGCCTTCCGCTACGGGTTCGCGGGCTTCTCCCGCGCGGTGCTGCTTCTGGATTGCGCCCTGACCCTGCTTCTGACCGGAGGCCTGCGCCTTGGCATCCGCATAGCCCTCTCCGGCGGGGGCAAACCCGCCAGAAACCTCCCAAGCGGCCCGGCCCGGCGTGTGCTGGTCATGGGCGCGGGCAGCCTGGGCGAGCGGCTGCTGCGCGAAGTGGCGGACAATCCGGCCCTCAATTTCAACGTGCTGGGCTTTCTGGACGACGATCCGGACAAACAGGGGCGCGCCCTGCATGGCCGCGAGGTGCTGGGCAAAGTTGTGGACTGCGCCCGCCTGGCCCGCGAACATGGGGCCGAGGAGCTCCTCATCGCGGTGTCGCACGCCAGCGCCGCAGAGATGCGCAGCATGGTGGCGGCCTGCGCGGCCTCCGGCCTGCCGCACCGCATCCTGCCCGCCATGAGCGCCCTGCTGGACGGCAGCGCCGTGCTGGCTCCGCGCCCGCTGGACTACCAGGATTTGCTGGGCCGTGGCGAGGCCCGGCTTGACCTTGAGGGCGTGGCCGCCCTCATCTCCGGGCAGGTGGTGCTGGTCACCGGCTGCGGCGGCTCAATCGGCTCGGAGCTGTGCAGGCAGGTGGCGCGCCTTGGCCCACGCCTGCTCGTGCTCTTGGACGCCAGCGAATACACCCTCTACGCCATCGACCGCGCCCTCGCCAAATCCGGTTTTCGCGCCTGCGCGCGGGTGCTGGGCAGCGTGGCCGACAACGCCCTTGTCGACGGGGTCTTCGCGGAGCACAAGCCATCGCTGGTGCTGCACGCCGCAGCCTACAAGCATGTGCCCATGCTGGAAGAAAACCCCTGGGCCGCCGTCACCAACAACATCTTGGGCACACGCGAGCTCATGGAGGCCGCCGTGCGCCATCGCGCGGCACGCTTCGTCACCGTCTCCACGGACAAGGCCGTGAATCCGGCCAGCGTCATGGGGGCCAGCAAGCGCGTCACCGAACTGCTTATGGCCCGCTACTCCAGCGGCCCCACGCGCTTCTGCGCCGTGCGCTTCGGCAACGTGGTGGGCTCCTCCGGCTCGGTCGCGCCGCTGTTCCGCGCGCAGATCGAGGCGGGCGGACCGGTGACCGTCACCCATCCGGACATGGAGCGCTTCTTCATGAGCATCCACGAGGCCTGCCAGCTCATTCTGCAAGCGGCGGCCATGGACGGTGCGCACCGGGACCAAAACCGCCAGCCTTGCGGCGGCATCTATGTGCTGCACATGGGCCAGCCCGTGCGCATCGTGGACCTTGCGCGCGACATGATCCGGCTGAGCGGCCGGGACCCCGACGAGACGCCCATCACCTTCACCGGCCTCCGGCCTGGCGAGAAACTGCGCGAGGAACTCATCGGCCCAGGCGAGGAGGTCGCGCCCACCGGGAACGACAAGATCCTCACCCTGCGCGCCGCAAGCCCCCCGCCGCCGCCCGACGACGATACCCTTCACCGCCTGGAGCAGGCCGCCCGCAACCGCGACGCAGCCGCAATCCGCGCGCTGCTGCGGCGCATCGTGCCCGAATACCAGCCCTAG
- a CDS encoding acetyltransferase, whose amino-acid sequence MKIVVLGASGHGQVVADILFQMWTKGREMELVGFLDDDPALAGTRILGLPVLGTLADLSSVPHDCVALGIGDNAARARVYAELAKARKHFVTAIHPSAILAPDVIVGEGAVLAAGAIANPGARIGENAVLNTGASIDHHCVLGPHAHVAPGAHLAGGVHVGEGALVGIGACAVQGVAIGAWSTVGAGAAVTQDVPERACVGGVPARPL is encoded by the coding sequence ATGAAGATCGTTGTGCTGGGCGCAAGCGGACACGGCCAAGTGGTGGCGGACATCCTGTTCCAAATGTGGACCAAGGGCCGCGAAATGGAGCTGGTGGGCTTTCTGGACGACGACCCCGCCCTGGCCGGGACACGGATCCTGGGCCTGCCGGTGCTCGGCACGCTTGCCGACCTGTCGTCCGTTCCGCACGACTGCGTGGCCCTGGGCATAGGCGACAACGCCGCCCGGGCCCGCGTGTACGCGGAGCTGGCCAAGGCCCGCAAGCACTTCGTCACGGCCATCCACCCCTCGGCCATCCTTGCGCCGGACGTGATCGTTGGCGAAGGCGCGGTGCTGGCCGCAGGGGCCATCGCCAACCCTGGCGCGCGCATCGGCGAAAACGCCGTCCTGAACACCGGGGCCAGCATCGACCACCACTGCGTGCTCGGCCCCCATGCCCATGTGGCCCCCGGCGCGCACCTGGCCGGCGGGGTGCACGTGGGCGAGGGCGCCCTGGTGGGCATCGGCGCCTGCGCGGTGCAGGGCGTGGCCATCGGCGCGTGGAGCACCGTCGGCGCAGGCGCTGCCGTTACCCAGGACGTACCCGAGCGCGCCTGCGTGGGCGGCGTCCCGGCCCGGCCGCTCTAA
- a CDS encoding DegT/DnrJ/EryC1/StrS family aminotransferase: MSERPPVRTKENFLVFGSPAIEQAEIDEVVSCLKSRWIGTGPRTAQFERDFAAYKGVPAAVALHSCTAALHLAMVALNLKPGDEVITTPLTFCATVNAILHAGGNPVLADIDPITLNTAADGAALRPRLLPEMHPQKSNGSPGSRSCVPSPRSWFRTTGIGSWHVDAGLCFPL; encoded by the coding sequence ATGTCCGAGCGCCCTCCCGTCCGCACCAAGGAGAATTTCCTCGTCTTCGGTTCGCCCGCCATTGAGCAGGCCGAGATCGACGAGGTGGTGTCCTGCCTGAAAAGCCGCTGGATCGGCACCGGGCCGCGCACGGCGCAATTCGAGCGCGACTTCGCCGCGTACAAGGGCGTTCCCGCCGCCGTGGCCCTGCACTCCTGCACGGCGGCCCTGCACCTGGCCATGGTGGCCCTGAACCTCAAGCCCGGCGACGAGGTCATCACCACCCCGCTCACCTTCTGCGCCACGGTGAACGCCATCCTGCACGCGGGCGGAAACCCCGTGCTGGCCGACATCGACCCCATCACCCTGAACACCGCTGCAGATGGCGCTGCGCTTCGACCCCGACTTTTGCCCGAAATGCACCCCCAAAAAAGCAATGGGAGCCCAGGCAGCAGGAGCTGCGTCCCCAGTCCCCGGAGCTGGTTTCGAACGACTGGAATCGGCAGCTGGCATGTAGACGCCGGGCTTTGCTTTCCTTTATAG
- a CDS encoding MATE family efflux transporter, with protein MLTQKKSLSRDIGSIAILTGPILVTQYAQIANGVVDTIMCGRLGAEALGAVGLGVAVWVPMQAFLIGILYGLLVELAQLCGAGKTGDITSTTQQACWLGLLLAGGMGLAVYFAGARLGVFGLPEELLPLVAEYLGGLAWAFPFCGLFYSLRFYCEGQGAPKIVTVIALGAVASNIALNSVLMFGALGFPALGIRGCGLATGLCWVLSLLAAMAYVSLARRFAGNRLFARLHAPSLAAIVRLFRTGLPIGVAFLSEYLVMACIALMIARQGTVAVASHQITYNLSLVLFTLPVALSIAISILVGQARGAQDAERERRVVGAGLLLSSGVGLALTAALLALSQWLPSLYTDDPGVLALTRALLTIAAFFQLADSIQVGLSGALRGIHDTTVPLILSSLCYWGVGIPLGYALSGEASALFGEMPQMGVMGWWVGLIAAITLAAMLLGVRVRRSFWKAV; from the coding sequence ATGCTGACACAAAAGAAGAGTTTATCACGAGATATTGGTAGTATAGCCATTCTTACCGGGCCAATACTGGTGACGCAATACGCCCAGATCGCCAACGGTGTTGTGGACACCATCATGTGCGGTCGGCTGGGGGCCGAGGCCCTGGGCGCTGTGGGGCTCGGGGTGGCCGTGTGGGTGCCCATGCAGGCCTTTCTCATCGGCATTCTCTACGGGCTGTTGGTGGAACTGGCCCAGCTGTGCGGCGCAGGAAAAACCGGTGACATCACCAGCACCACCCAGCAGGCCTGCTGGTTGGGGCTGCTGCTTGCGGGGGGCATGGGCTTGGCCGTGTATTTCGCCGGGGCACGCTTGGGCGTTTTCGGCCTGCCGGAGGAACTGTTGCCCCTGGTGGCGGAGTACCTCGGCGGTCTGGCCTGGGCCTTCCCCTTCTGCGGGCTCTTCTACAGCCTGCGTTTTTACTGCGAGGGCCAGGGAGCGCCGAAGATCGTCACCGTTATCGCCTTGGGCGCGGTGGCCAGCAACATCGCGTTGAACTCCGTGCTCATGTTCGGAGCGCTGGGTTTTCCGGCCCTGGGAATCAGGGGGTGCGGCTTGGCCACCGGCCTGTGCTGGGTGCTGAGCCTGCTGGCCGCAATGGCCTACGTGTCCCTGGCGCGGCGCTTCGCAGGGAACCGGCTGTTCGCGCGTTTGCACGCGCCGAGCCTGGCCGCCATCGTCCGGCTGTTCCGCACCGGGCTCCCCATCGGGGTTGCCTTTCTCTCCGAGTACCTGGTTATGGCTTGCATCGCCCTCATGATCGCCCGGCAGGGAACAGTGGCCGTGGCCAGCCATCAGATCACCTACAACCTCTCGCTGGTGCTCTTCACCCTGCCCGTGGCCCTGTCCATCGCCATCAGCATCCTGGTGGGCCAGGCGCGGGGCGCGCAGGACGCCGAGCGCGAGCGCCGCGTGGTTGGCGCGGGTCTGCTTCTGTCCTCGGGCGTGGGGCTGGCGCTGACGGCGGCGCTGCTGGCCCTCTCGCAGTGGTTGCCTTCCCTCTATACCGACGATCCAGGCGTCCTTGCCCTGACTCGTGCGCTTTTGACCATCGCGGCATTTTTCCAACTCGCCGACTCGATCCAGGTGGGGCTCTCCGGCGCCCTGCGCGGCATCCACGACACCACTGTCCCGCTGATCCTTTCGTCGCTTTGCTACTGGGGGGTGGGCATCCCCCTTGGCTATGCTCTGTCCGGGGAGGCCTCGGCCCTGTTCGGGGAGATGCCGCAAATGGGGGTCATGGGCTGGTGGGTGGGGCTCATTGCGGCCATCACCCTGGCGGCGATGCTGCTTGGGGTACGCGTGCGCAGAAGCTTCTGGAAGGCCGTCTAG
- a CDS encoding helix-turn-helix transcriptional regulator, whose product MTGILDMALPAKGSGSFFEALESLSANEYESFTRTVDTAHSNYSQGIRELSLRSGFSIIMADNVAPDPKPKAFSFKKSPMVLSISLSGHGVVRFAHAAAKEIHIRDNDLYIGYAPNCCGETISSGEQSHSSVMLMVDPRFLRDLYGAPLIASLPGPLRNIILQEEGGLYAHSLPAPPQAVALADRMLRTSLNPELFKVFACSAGLEMLCVVLDHLQDKAQADQPPLSREDLHKLDLVRQRMENDIVTPPSMQELCREVGMNEFKLKRGFKQAFGTTVFGHLQRQRVKTAYLSLVNDGKNVSECAWDVGYTNVSHFISAFKKHFGVTPGAVAKGYRVESPS is encoded by the coding sequence GTGACCGGCATCCTAGACATGGCCCTCCCCGCCAAGGGAAGCGGCAGCTTTTTCGAAGCGCTCGAAAGTTTGAGCGCCAACGAATACGAGTCCTTTACGCGCACGGTGGACACAGCCCACAGCAACTACTCGCAAGGCATTCGCGAGCTTTCCTTGCGCTCAGGCTTCAGCATCATCATGGCCGACAACGTGGCTCCGGACCCGAAGCCCAAGGCCTTTTCCTTCAAAAAATCGCCCATGGTGCTCTCGATTTCGCTTTCCGGCCATGGTGTGGTGCGGTTTGCCCATGCTGCGGCCAAGGAAATCCACATCCGCGACAACGACCTCTACATCGGCTACGCGCCCAACTGCTGCGGCGAGACCATCTCCAGCGGAGAACAGTCCCATTCAAGCGTCATGCTCATGGTGGACCCCAGGTTCCTGCGCGACCTCTACGGCGCTCCGCTCATCGCCAGCCTGCCCGGCCCCTTGCGAAACATCATCCTCCAGGAGGAAGGGGGACTGTACGCCCACAGCCTTCCTGCGCCACCGCAGGCTGTCGCCCTGGCGGACAGGATGCTGCGCACCTCGCTGAACCCGGAGCTGTTCAAGGTCTTTGCGTGCAGCGCCGGGCTGGAAATGCTGTGCGTCGTCCTGGACCACCTGCAGGACAAGGCCCAGGCCGACCAGCCTCCCCTGTCGCGGGAGGACCTGCACAAGCTGGACCTCGTTCGCCAGCGCATGGAAAATGACATCGTGACCCCACCCTCCATGCAGGAACTGTGCAGGGAGGTGGGCATGAACGAGTTCAAGCTTAAGCGAGGGTTCAAGCAGGCCTTTGGGACCACGGTCTTCGGCCACCTGCAGCGCCAGCGCGTGAAGACGGCCTACCTCTCGCTGGTCAACGACGGCAAGAACGTGAGCGAGTGCGCCTGGGACGTGGGCTACACCAACGTAAGCCACTTCATTTCCGCCTTCAAGAAACACTTCGGCGTCACGCCGGGCGCCGTGGCCAAGGGCTATCGTGTGGAGAGTCCTTCATAG